Below is a genomic region from Methanobacterium sp..
GCAGGTTACCCACTCCATATGTGCGAATTACTGGATAACCTCCAGGCACCAGTATTTATTGAAAGGGTTTCACTTTCAGATGTTAAACACATAAGAAAGGCAAAAATCGCCGTGAAAAAAGCGCTTAGAATACAGAAAGAGAACAAAGGGTATGCATTTGTTGAATTCCTCTCACCATGTCCAACAAACCTCAGGCAAGATGCTCTCGGCGCAGAAAAATTCATCAATGAAGAGATGGAAAAAGAGTTCCCGCTTAAAAGATTTAGAGATAAAACAAAAGAAGTAGAACCTCTTTGCAGGGGTAAAAGTGACTTTTCAAAAGGATCACTCGACAAACTCTTTAATATTGGAAGTGAAAGCACAGGAGCTGCCATAAATAACCCTGATTTTGGAGAAAAACGGGTTAAAATCGCAGGATTTGGTGGCCAAGGTGTCTTAAGTATGGGTTTAACCCTTGCAGAAGCCGGGATGAAAGCACAGCACTACGTATCATATTACCCTGCCTACGGACCAGAACAAAGGGGAGGATCATCCAACTGTGCGGTAATTATCTCAGGTGAAGTAATAGGTTCTCCTGTAGTTAATGAAGTTGATGTTCTTGTAGCTCTAAATAAACCTTCACTGGAAGAATTCGTAGATGAAGTAAAAGATGGCGGTTTAATTATCTATGATTCATCAATAGGGTACTTTAAAGCTCCTGAAGGTATTGAATCAATTTCTGTTCCTGCATTTAAGATTGCAAAAGAACATGGCGTTAAAAGAGCAGGCAATACTGTCTTACTCGGGGTTTTAATGGCTCTTGGACATACTGAACTTCCGGAAGAAGTGTTTAAAGACGCCATAAAACATACCTTCTCTAAAAAGCCGAAATTGATTCCAGTTAACCTTGAAATACTTGAAGCTGGGGCAAAATGGGCCAGAGATAATTTAAGCTGAAATTTAATTCCTTTTTTTCTTTTTATATTTATTTTATTGAAATAAAAATTAAGTTAACCTTTTTGAAACTGCTATTTTTAGATTCCTCAGGTTTAAACCTTACAAATAAGGTAAATGCCAAAACTTAAGTAAAATTCAACCAATATATATTTACGATAAACTGTATGAATCTTATTATTTAAGTGGTGATAAACCATGTCTGAATCGTTAAAAGAAGGTGTTTCCCTAGTCCTGTGTGGTGAGGCAGGGCAGGGAATACAAACAGTCGAAGAGATACTGGTGCAGGCAGTCAAACTTGGAGGATACAATGTTTTCTCCTCAAAAGAATACATGTCGCGAATAAGAGGTGGAGAAAACTCCACTGAAATAAGGGTATCCTCAAACAGGGTAGTGGCTTATGTTAACAGGATAGACATCCTAATTGCAATCAGCAGAGGAGCTATAGATCACCTTAAAGATAGAATATCTGATGATACCATCATAATGGGAGATGAAGATACTTTAAAAGATATAGAAATGGCGTCCCTTATAAAAGTCCCATTTTTAAAAACTGCTAAGGC
It encodes:
- a CDS encoding 2-oxoacid:acceptor oxidoreductase family protein, which gives rise to MEEKIIKKPESILDTFERKGGSAPTATHYCPGCGHGILHKLIGEAIDELEIEDRAVLISPVGCAVFAYYYFDCGNVQVAHGRAPAVATGITRAEDNAIAMLYQGDGDLASIGLNETIQAANRGEKIAVFFVNNTVYGMTGGQMAPTTLIGEVTVTCPTGRDPRFAGYPLHMCELLDNLQAPVFIERVSLSDVKHIRKAKIAVKKALRIQKENKGYAFVEFLSPCPTNLRQDALGAEKFINEEMEKEFPLKRFRDKTKEVEPLCRGKSDFSKGSLDKLFNIGSESTGAAINNPDFGEKRVKIAGFGGQGVLSMGLTLAEAGMKAQHYVSYYPAYGPEQRGGSSNCAVIISGEVIGSPVVNEVDVLVALNKPSLEEFVDEVKDGGLIIYDSSIGYFKAPEGIESISVPAFKIAKEHGVKRAGNTVLLGVLMALGHTELPEEVFKDAIKHTFSKKPKLIPVNLEILEAGAKWARDNLS